The DNA region AGGGCGAAATGGTGGTGGTGGACCTGTCCTCCGGCAGCCCGGCCATTACCGTGTGCCGGCAGTACACCCATCTGCGCAATGTGCCGGCGGAGACAGCCTTTGACGAGGAGCGCATCGCCGACCCGCTGATGGCCAAGGGCACGGAGAAGATCATCACCCCCGGCGTGCCCGGCCTGGTCACGGAAACCTATCTGGACACCTATGTAATGGGCAAGCTGGAAAAGACGGAGCTGGTATCCACCACGGCGGACAACTCCGTGACACAGGTGGTGGAATACGGCACCCTGGTGGACTCCGTTTCTCAGGACGACACGCTGGTGTCCGTGCATCGCAATGACGACGGCAGCGGATACCTGACCTTTGCCTCCGGCGACACCATGGCCTTCTCCTCTCAGGTTACCTGCAACGCCTCCGCCTACGCCATTCACGGCCGCACGGCCTCCGGGCGGCCCACGGCTTACGGAAATATCGCCGTGGACCCCTCGGTGTTCCCCTACGGGACCCGGTTCTATATCTACACCGATGACGGCTATATGACCTACGGCATGGCCACCGCCTCCGACTGCGGCACCAGCATCAAGGGCTACAAGCTGGATCTGTGGTTTGACGAGTACAGCCAGGCCTGCGCCTTCGGGCGGCGGAACTGCACGGTGTTCGTGCTGAACTGATTTACAAAAAGCTGCCCTTTCGGAGTACATCCGGGAGGGCAGCTTTTTTATTGCTTTATTCTTCGGACAGCCGGGCTTGG from Vescimonas fastidiosa includes:
- a CDS encoding G5 and 3D domain-containing protein, which produces MKKSFLSLFGGQQGQPANRRRLLALLAPLTVLGLAVCICMSPAPADESVYMLIDSESIHTVTADSGLDYDSSALYAAPHSAGAADVQLILNKGQQVQVSNAVQGVSASAKRSSNGVQLLAASVDGQEDSSEEETTLTSRHETVANLLRRSHVKVSEGEMVVVDLSSGSPAITVCRQYTHLRNVPAETAFDEERIADPLMAKGTEKIITPGVPGLVTETYLDTYVMGKLEKTELVSTTADNSVTQVVEYGTLVDSVSQDDTLVSVHRNDDGSGYLTFASGDTMAFSSQVTCNASAYAIHGRTASGRPTAYGNIAVDPSVFPYGTRFYIYTDDGYMTYGMATASDCGTSIKGYKLDLWFDEYSQACAFGRRNCTVFVLN